In the Chroicocephalus ridibundus chromosome 15, bChrRid1.1, whole genome shotgun sequence genome, one interval contains:
- the GOLGA2 gene encoding golgin subfamily A member 2 isoform X3 produces MADGSRQSRLAAAKKKLKEYQQKNSPGATAGTKKKRKTKEGSRPETPTNDDQQPPENAYFDSDVATRNAEQLATDVPVLSNTNSLPSCGSVLPAPGSMQLTQIHEAEDHKNALDENRSISSTESLRQLSEQLNGLVSQSTSYVNGESAVSSTNIKEMETRYQELAVALDSSNLTNKQLVTKIEELKQQNQEAMNQLEKEKKEFEQKFSKEQAALREQLQVHIQTIGILVSEKSELQTALGHTQQAARQKSGEVENLAARLHSSRQRVSELERTLSSISMQQKQSEKHNKELVKERDNLKMELYKQSKSSEEIKQQNSELSEKVHSLVSANSAMKLDMEDLHKKLEMAELMIQQFSNQAGSLDANQQLQMALEEKASLETQVAQLSESLHQLQAERDQYVEKLKEERSIWQQRVQQLSEQVHTMAEEKEKHMAQIRELEANITELLSKSAVKPMDIEPSSPAGPTAAELSLQEEIQRLQQEKEELHGQYQAQVRDNEQLSHLNREQEERLLELEKAVQRYNEESVDRQQILEDMQSDKATISRALSQNRELKEQLAELQNGFVKLTNENMEVTSALQSEQHVKKELAKRLGQLQENLGELKETLELKTQEARGLQEQRDQYYSHLQQYAVAYQQLAAEKEELHKQYLLQTQLMDRLQHEEVQGKVTVEMHLKELQQTKENLEAVAKENKELQAQISQLAADLDGRVLHRLEGDESEAMTEEIEKSSFVIPEKFESHEEMVAFLTSAMSQVEKEREDMRQQLAAQKQQCRSLLQQIAALRQEQQHDVTLGGGSTMDTVPVEVHEALKTAMEKLQSRFTELMHEKADLKERLEELEHRCIQLSGETDTIGEYIALYQSQRAILKQRHQEKEEYISRLAQDKEEMKMKLLELQDLVMRLVRERNEWYSKYVAAAQNPELLASENESVLPVERRIELNATDGEGLREVNLADEAEQEAAVLHQSGFSPIDSKAAQPSQEDPTAKQIMQLLREIQNPQERLGSLLENPCIPFFYRADENDEVKIMVV; encoded by the exons ctgaaggAATATCAGCAGAAGAATAGCCCTGGAGCAACTGCAGGAACCAAGAAAAAACGCAAAACTAAGGAAGGCAGTAGACCCGAGACTCCCACCAATGATGACCAGCAGCCTCCAGAGAAT GCATACTTTGACAGCGATGTTGCCACTCGTAATGCTGAACAGCTTGCTACCGATGTCCCTGTGCTATCTAACACCAACAGTCTACCTAGTTGTGGTTCTGTtctgcctgctcctgggagcATGCAGCTGACACAG ATTCATGAAGCTGAGGATCATAAAAATGCTTTGGATGAGAACAG GTCTATCTCATCAACAGAAAGTCTCCGCCAGTTGTCTGAACAACTCAATGGCCTGGTTTCTCAG TCTACGTCGTATGTGAATGGGGAAAGTGCTGTTTCTTCCACAAATATTAAGGAAATGGAA ACACGTTACCAGGAGCTGGCAGTAGCCCTGGATTCCAGCAATCTAACTAACAAACAGCTCGTTACAAAGATAGAGGAATTG AAACAGCAGAACCAAGAAGCAATGAATCAGCTGGAGAAG GAAAAGAAGGAGTTTGAACAGAAATTCTCTAAAGAGCAAGCAGCACTGAGGGAACAGCTACAG GTTCACATCCAGACTATTGGAATTCTAGTTTCTGAGAAGTCTGAGTTGCAGACAGCCCTTGGACATACTCAGCAAGCTGCACGGCAGAAGTCAG GAGAAGTTGAAAACCTGGCTGCTCGTTTACATTCATCTCGCCAGAGGGTATCAGAGCTAGAACGTACTTTGTCGTCTATCTCTATGCAGCAAAAACAGTCAGAGAAG caTAATAAAGAGTTAGTGAAGGAGCGAGACAACCTGAAAATGGAACTATACAAACAAAG caaAAGTAGCGaggaaataaagcagcagaatTCGGAGCTGTCAGAGAAAGTTCACTCCCTGGTTTCTGCAAACTCAGCTATGAAGTTGGATATGGAGGATTTGCATAAGAAACTGGAAATGGCTGAACTGATGATTCAACAG TTCTCAAATCAGGCAGGGAGTCTGGATGCCAACCAGCAGTTGCAGATGGCACTGGAAGAGAAGGCGAGCCTGGAAACCCAGGTTGCTCAG CTCTCAGAGTCACTTCACCAGCTCCAGGCAGAAAGAGATCAGTATGTAGAGAAActgaaggaggagagaagcatTTGGCAGCAGCGGGTGCAGCAGCTCTCTGAGCAG GTCCACACaatggcagaggagaaggagaagcacaTGGCCCAAATTCGTGAGCTGGAAGCCAATATTACAGAGCTGTTGAGCAAATCAG CAGTTAAGCCCATGGATATTGAGCCTTCCTCACCAGCAGGGCCCACAGCAGCTGAGCTGAGTCTGCAGGAAGAGATCCAGCGGCTGCAGCAAGAGAAGGAGGAGCTGCATGGGCAGTACCAGGCCCAGGTCCGGGACAACGAGCAGCTGAGCCACCTCAAccgggagcaggaggagcggCTGCTGGAGCTTGAGAAGGCTGTGCAGCGCTACAACGAGGAGTCTGTGGACAGACAGCAGATCCTGGAGGACATGCAGAGTGACAAGGCCACAATCAGTAGGGCGCTGAGCCAAAATCGGGAGCTGAAGGAGCAGCTGGCTGAGCTGCAGAATGGGTTTGTCAAACTG ACAAATGAGAACATGGAGGTTACAAGTGCCCTACAGTCAGAGCAACATGTAAAGAAAGAGCTGGCCAAGAGGCTTGGGCAGCTGCAGGAGAACCTGGGCGAGCTCAAAGAGACG CTGgaactgaaaacacaggaggCTCGGGGACTGCAGGAGCAGCGGGACCAGTACTACAGCCACTTACAGCAGTACGCCGTGGCGTACCAGCAGCTGGCTGCCGAGAAGGAGGAACTGCACAAACAGTACTTGCTTCAGACACAGCTGATGGATCGGCTACAGCATGAGGAGGTTCAGGGGAAGGTGACGGTGGAAATGCACCTGAAAGAGCTGCAGCAGACGAAG GAAAATCTGGAAGCTGTagctaaggaaaacaaagagctgcAGGCCCAGATCAGTCAGTTAGCAGCAGACCTGGATGGCAGGGTTTTGCACCGACTAGAAG GAGATGAAAGTGAAGCAATGACCgaagaaatagaaaaatcttCATTTGTGATCCCAGAGAAGTTTGAAAGCCATGAAGAAATG GTTGCTTTCTTGACATCTGCCATGTCCCAAGTGGAGAAGGAGCGAGAAGACAtgaggcagcagctggcagctcaGAAACAGCAGTGCAGAAGCCTCCTGCAGCAAATAGCAGCTCTTAGGCAGGAGCAGCAACATGATGTCACGCTGGGTGGAG GTTCCACCATGGATACTGTACCAGTGGAGGTTCATGAGGCTTTGAAAACTGCCATGGAGAAACTACAG TCCCGTTTCACAGAGCTGATGCATGAGAAAGCTGATCTGAAGGAACGGCTAGAAGAGTTAGAACATCGCTGCATACAGCTGTCTGGGGAAACGGACACCATTG GGGAGTATATTGCGTTATACCAGAGTCAAAGGGCTATCCTCAAACAGCGACACCAGGAGAAAGAGGAATACATCAGCAGATTGGCTCAGGATAAGGAAGAGATGAAG ATGAAACTACTGGAACTGCAGGACTTAGTGATGCGTCTGGTCAGGGAAAGAAATGAATGGTACAGCAAGTATGTAGCAGCTGCCCAGAACCCAGAGCTGTTAGCAAGCGAGAATGAAAGTGTACTTCCAGTGGAGAGACGCATTGAACTAAACGCTACTGATGGAGAAG GGTTACGAGAAGTGAATTTAGCAGATGAAGCAGAACAAGAGGCTGCTGTTCTTCATCAATCCGGTTTCTCCCCTATTGACAGTAAAGCTGCTCAGCCAAGCCAAGAGGACCCCACAGCAAAGCAAATAATGCAGCTTCTCAGAGAAATCCAGAACCCTCAGGAGAGGCTGGGCTCCCTGCTGGAAAACCCCTGCATTCCCTTCTTCTACCGTGCTGATGAGAACGATGAGGTCAAAATCATGGTAGTTTAA
- the GOLGA2 gene encoding golgin subfamily A member 2 isoform X6 — MADGSRQSRLAAAKKKLKEYQQKNSPGATAGTKKKRKTKEGSRPETPTNDDQQPPENIQNILKVLVSDLNRSNGVAIPSLDKRKAYFDSDVATRNAEQLATDVPVLSNTNSLPSCGSVLPAPGSMQLTQIHEAEDHKNALDENRSISSTESLRQLSEQLNGLVSQSTSYVNGESAVSSTNIKEMETRYQELAVALDSSNLTNKQLVTKIEELKQQNQEAMNQLEKEKKEFEQKFSKEQAALREQLQVHIQTIGILVSEKSELQTALGHTQQAARQKSGEVENLAARLHSSRQRVSELERTLSSISMQQKQSEKHNKELVKERDNLKMELYKQSKSSEEIKQQNSELSEKVHSLVSANSAMKLDMEDLHKKLEMAELMIQQFSNQAGSLDANQQLQMALEEKASLETQVAQLSESLHQLQAERDQYVEKLKEERSIWQQRVQQLSEQVHTMAEEKEKHMAQIRELEANITELLSKSAVKPMDIEPSSPAGPTAAELSLQEEIQRLQQEKEELHGQYQAQVRDNEQLSHLNREQEERLLELEKAVQRYNEESVDRQQILEDMQSDKATISRALSQNRELKEQLAELQNGFVKLTNENMEVTSALQSEQHVKKELAKRLGQLQENLGELKETLELKTQEARGLQEQRDQYYSHLQQYAVAYQQLAAEKEELHKQYLLQTQLMDRLQHEEVQGKVTVEMHLKELQQTKENLEAVAKENKELQAQISQLAADLDGRVLHRLEGDESEAMTEEIEKSSFVIPEKFESHEEMVAFLTSAMSQVEKEREDMRQQLAAQKQQCRSLLQQIAALRQEQQHDVTLGGGSTMDTVPVEVHEALKTAMEKLQSRFTELMHEKADLKERLEELEHRCIQLSGETDTIGEYIALYQSQRAILKQRHQEKEEYISRLAQDKEEMKMKLLELQDLVMRLVRERNEWYSKYVAAAQNPELLASENESVLPVERRIELNATDGEGLREVNLADEAEQEAAVLHQSGFSPIDSKAAQPSQEDPTAKQIMQLLREIQNPQERLGSLLENPCIPFFYRADENDEVKIMVV, encoded by the exons ctgaaggAATATCAGCAGAAGAATAGCCCTGGAGCAACTGCAGGAACCAAGAAAAAACGCAAAACTAAGGAAGGCAGTAGACCCGAGACTCCCACCAATGATGACCAGCAGCCTCCAGAGAAT ATTCAGAACATTCTGAAGGTGCTGGTGTCAGACCTTAACCGCTCCAATGGGGTAGCCATACCCTCATTGGACAAGAGGAAG GCATACTTTGACAGCGATGTTGCCACTCGTAATGCTGAACAGCTTGCTACCGATGTCCCTGTGCTATCTAACACCAACAGTCTACCTAGTTGTGGTTCTGTtctgcctgctcctgggagcATGCAGCTGACACAG ATTCATGAAGCTGAGGATCATAAAAATGCTTTGGATGAGAACAG GTCTATCTCATCAACAGAAAGTCTCCGCCAGTTGTCTGAACAACTCAATGGCCTGGTTTCTCAG TCTACGTCGTATGTGAATGGGGAAAGTGCTGTTTCTTCCACAAATATTAAGGAAATGGAA ACACGTTACCAGGAGCTGGCAGTAGCCCTGGATTCCAGCAATCTAACTAACAAACAGCTCGTTACAAAGATAGAGGAATTG AAACAGCAGAACCAAGAAGCAATGAATCAGCTGGAGAAG GAAAAGAAGGAGTTTGAACAGAAATTCTCTAAAGAGCAAGCAGCACTGAGGGAACAGCTACAG GTTCACATCCAGACTATTGGAATTCTAGTTTCTGAGAAGTCTGAGTTGCAGACAGCCCTTGGACATACTCAGCAAGCTGCACGGCAGAAGTCAG GAGAAGTTGAAAACCTGGCTGCTCGTTTACATTCATCTCGCCAGAGGGTATCAGAGCTAGAACGTACTTTGTCGTCTATCTCTATGCAGCAAAAACAGTCAGAGAAG caTAATAAAGAGTTAGTGAAGGAGCGAGACAACCTGAAAATGGAACTATACAAACAAAG caaAAGTAGCGaggaaataaagcagcagaatTCGGAGCTGTCAGAGAAAGTTCACTCCCTGGTTTCTGCAAACTCAGCTATGAAGTTGGATATGGAGGATTTGCATAAGAAACTGGAAATGGCTGAACTGATGATTCAACAG TTCTCAAATCAGGCAGGGAGTCTGGATGCCAACCAGCAGTTGCAGATGGCACTGGAAGAGAAGGCGAGCCTGGAAACCCAGGTTGCTCAG CTCTCAGAGTCACTTCACCAGCTCCAGGCAGAAAGAGATCAGTATGTAGAGAAActgaaggaggagagaagcatTTGGCAGCAGCGGGTGCAGCAGCTCTCTGAGCAG GTCCACACaatggcagaggagaaggagaagcacaTGGCCCAAATTCGTGAGCTGGAAGCCAATATTACAGAGCTGTTGAGCAAATCAG CAGTTAAGCCCATGGATATTGAGCCTTCCTCACCAGCAGGGCCCACAGCAGCTGAGCTGAGTCTGCAGGAAGAGATCCAGCGGCTGCAGCAAGAGAAGGAGGAGCTGCATGGGCAGTACCAGGCCCAGGTCCGGGACAACGAGCAGCTGAGCCACCTCAAccgggagcaggaggagcggCTGCTGGAGCTTGAGAAGGCTGTGCAGCGCTACAACGAGGAGTCTGTGGACAGACAGCAGATCCTGGAGGACATGCAGAGTGACAAGGCCACAATCAGTAGGGCGCTGAGCCAAAATCGGGAGCTGAAGGAGCAGCTGGCTGAGCTGCAGAATGGGTTTGTCAAACTG ACAAATGAGAACATGGAGGTTACAAGTGCCCTACAGTCAGAGCAACATGTAAAGAAAGAGCTGGCCAAGAGGCTTGGGCAGCTGCAGGAGAACCTGGGCGAGCTCAAAGAGACG CTGgaactgaaaacacaggaggCTCGGGGACTGCAGGAGCAGCGGGACCAGTACTACAGCCACTTACAGCAGTACGCCGTGGCGTACCAGCAGCTGGCTGCCGAGAAGGAGGAACTGCACAAACAGTACTTGCTTCAGACACAGCTGATGGATCGGCTACAGCATGAGGAGGTTCAGGGGAAGGTGACGGTGGAAATGCACCTGAAAGAGCTGCAGCAGACGAAG GAAAATCTGGAAGCTGTagctaaggaaaacaaagagctgcAGGCCCAGATCAGTCAGTTAGCAGCAGACCTGGATGGCAGGGTTTTGCACCGACTAGAAG GAGATGAAAGTGAAGCAATGACCgaagaaatagaaaaatcttCATTTGTGATCCCAGAGAAGTTTGAAAGCCATGAAGAAATG GTTGCTTTCTTGACATCTGCCATGTCCCAAGTGGAGAAGGAGCGAGAAGACAtgaggcagcagctggcagctcaGAAACAGCAGTGCAGAAGCCTCCTGCAGCAAATAGCAGCTCTTAGGCAGGAGCAGCAACATGATGTCACGCTGGGTGGAG GTTCCACCATGGATACTGTACCAGTGGAGGTTCATGAGGCTTTGAAAACTGCCATGGAGAAACTACAG TCCCGTTTCACAGAGCTGATGCATGAGAAAGCTGATCTGAAGGAACGGCTAGAAGAGTTAGAACATCGCTGCATACAGCTGTCTGGGGAAACGGACACCATTG GGGAGTATATTGCGTTATACCAGAGTCAAAGGGCTATCCTCAAACAGCGACACCAGGAGAAAGAGGAATACATCAGCAGATTGGCTCAGGATAAGGAAGAGATGAAG ATGAAACTACTGGAACTGCAGGACTTAGTGATGCGTCTGGTCAGGGAAAGAAATGAATGGTACAGCAAGTATGTAGCAGCTGCCCAGAACCCAGAGCTGTTAGCAAGCGAGAATGAAAGTGTACTTCCAGTGGAGAGACGCATTGAACTAAACGCTACTGATGGAGAAG GGTTACGAGAAGTGAATTTAGCAGATGAAGCAGAACAAGAGGCTGCTGTTCTTCATCAATCCGGTTTCTCCCCTATTGACAGTAAAGCTGCTCAGCCAAGCCAAGAGGACCCCACAGCAAAGCAAATAATGCAGCTTCTCAGAGAAATCCAGAACCCTCAGGAGAGGCTGGGCTCCCTGCTGGAAAACCCCTGCATTCCCTTCTTCTACCGTGCTGATGAGAACGATGAGGTCAAAATCATGGTAGTTTAA
- the GOLGA2 gene encoding golgin subfamily A member 2 isoform X1, with protein MADGSRQSRLAAAKKKLKEYQQKNSPGATAGTKKKRKTKEGSRPETPTNDDQQPPENIQNILKVLVSDLNRSNGVAIPSLDKRKAYFDSDVATRNAEQLATDVPVLSNTNSLPSCGSVLPAPGSMQLTQIHEAEDHKNALDENRSISSTESLRQLSEQLNGLVSQSTSYVNGESAVSSTNIKEMETRYQELAVALDSSNLTNKQLVTKIEELKQQNQEAMNQLEKEKKEFEQKFSKEQAALREQLQVHIQTIGILVSEKSELQTALGHTQQAARQKSGEVENLAARLHSSRQRVSELERTLSSISMQQKQSEKHNKELVKERDNLKMELYKQSKSSEEIKQQNSELSEKVHSLVSANSAMKLDMEDLHKKLEMAELMIQQFSNQAGSLDANQQLQMALEEKASLETQVAQLSESLHQLQAERDQYVEKLKEERSIWQQRVQQLSEQVHTMAEEKEKHMAQIRELEANITELLSKSVKPMDIEPSSPAGPTAAELSLQEEIQRLQQEKEELHGQYQAQVRDNEQLSHLNREQEERLLELEKAVQRYNEESVDRQQILEDMQSDKATISRALSQNRELKEQLAELQNGFVKLTNENMEVTSALQSEQHVKKELAKRLGQLQENLGELKETLELKTQEARGLQEQRDQYYSHLQQYAVAYQQLAAEKEELHKQYLLQTQLMDRLQHEEVQGKVTVEMHLKELQQTKENLEAVAKENKELQAQISQLAADLDGRVLHRLEGDESEAMTEEIEKSSFVIPEKFESHEEMVAFLTSAMSQVEKEREDMRQQLAAQKQQCRSLLQQIAALRQEQQHDVTLGGGSTMDTVPVEVHEALKTAMEKLQSRFTELMHEKADLKERLEELEHRCIQLSGETDTIGEYIALYQSQRAILKQRHQEKEEYISRLAQDKEEMKMKLLELQDLVMRLVRERNEWYSKYVAAAQNPELLASENESVLPVERRIELNATDGEGLREVNLADEAEQEAAVLHQSGFSPIDSKAAQPSQEDPTAKQIMQLLREIQNPQERLGSLLENPCIPFFYRADENDEVKIMVV; from the exons ctgaaggAATATCAGCAGAAGAATAGCCCTGGAGCAACTGCAGGAACCAAGAAAAAACGCAAAACTAAGGAAGGCAGTAGACCCGAGACTCCCACCAATGATGACCAGCAGCCTCCAGAGAAT ATTCAGAACATTCTGAAGGTGCTGGTGTCAGACCTTAACCGCTCCAATGGGGTAGCCATACCCTCATTGGACAAGAGGAAG GCATACTTTGACAGCGATGTTGCCACTCGTAATGCTGAACAGCTTGCTACCGATGTCCCTGTGCTATCTAACACCAACAGTCTACCTAGTTGTGGTTCTGTtctgcctgctcctgggagcATGCAGCTGACACAG ATTCATGAAGCTGAGGATCATAAAAATGCTTTGGATGAGAACAG GTCTATCTCATCAACAGAAAGTCTCCGCCAGTTGTCTGAACAACTCAATGGCCTGGTTTCTCAG TCTACGTCGTATGTGAATGGGGAAAGTGCTGTTTCTTCCACAAATATTAAGGAAATGGAA ACACGTTACCAGGAGCTGGCAGTAGCCCTGGATTCCAGCAATCTAACTAACAAACAGCTCGTTACAAAGATAGAGGAATTG AAACAGCAGAACCAAGAAGCAATGAATCAGCTGGAGAAG GAAAAGAAGGAGTTTGAACAGAAATTCTCTAAAGAGCAAGCAGCACTGAGGGAACAGCTACAG GTTCACATCCAGACTATTGGAATTCTAGTTTCTGAGAAGTCTGAGTTGCAGACAGCCCTTGGACATACTCAGCAAGCTGCACGGCAGAAGTCAG GAGAAGTTGAAAACCTGGCTGCTCGTTTACATTCATCTCGCCAGAGGGTATCAGAGCTAGAACGTACTTTGTCGTCTATCTCTATGCAGCAAAAACAGTCAGAGAAG caTAATAAAGAGTTAGTGAAGGAGCGAGACAACCTGAAAATGGAACTATACAAACAAAG caaAAGTAGCGaggaaataaagcagcagaatTCGGAGCTGTCAGAGAAAGTTCACTCCCTGGTTTCTGCAAACTCAGCTATGAAGTTGGATATGGAGGATTTGCATAAGAAACTGGAAATGGCTGAACTGATGATTCAACAG TTCTCAAATCAGGCAGGGAGTCTGGATGCCAACCAGCAGTTGCAGATGGCACTGGAAGAGAAGGCGAGCCTGGAAACCCAGGTTGCTCAG CTCTCAGAGTCACTTCACCAGCTCCAGGCAGAAAGAGATCAGTATGTAGAGAAActgaaggaggagagaagcatTTGGCAGCAGCGGGTGCAGCAGCTCTCTGAGCAG GTCCACACaatggcagaggagaaggagaagcacaTGGCCCAAATTCGTGAGCTGGAAGCCAATATTACAGAGCTGTTGAGCAAATCAG TTAAGCCCATGGATATTGAGCCTTCCTCACCAGCAGGGCCCACAGCAGCTGAGCTGAGTCTGCAGGAAGAGATCCAGCGGCTGCAGCAAGAGAAGGAGGAGCTGCATGGGCAGTACCAGGCCCAGGTCCGGGACAACGAGCAGCTGAGCCACCTCAAccgggagcaggaggagcggCTGCTGGAGCTTGAGAAGGCTGTGCAGCGCTACAACGAGGAGTCTGTGGACAGACAGCAGATCCTGGAGGACATGCAGAGTGACAAGGCCACAATCAGTAGGGCGCTGAGCCAAAATCGGGAGCTGAAGGAGCAGCTGGCTGAGCTGCAGAATGGGTTTGTCAAACTG ACAAATGAGAACATGGAGGTTACAAGTGCCCTACAGTCAGAGCAACATGTAAAGAAAGAGCTGGCCAAGAGGCTTGGGCAGCTGCAGGAGAACCTGGGCGAGCTCAAAGAGACG CTGgaactgaaaacacaggaggCTCGGGGACTGCAGGAGCAGCGGGACCAGTACTACAGCCACTTACAGCAGTACGCCGTGGCGTACCAGCAGCTGGCTGCCGAGAAGGAGGAACTGCACAAACAGTACTTGCTTCAGACACAGCTGATGGATCGGCTACAGCATGAGGAGGTTCAGGGGAAGGTGACGGTGGAAATGCACCTGAAAGAGCTGCAGCAGACGAAG GAAAATCTGGAAGCTGTagctaaggaaaacaaagagctgcAGGCCCAGATCAGTCAGTTAGCAGCAGACCTGGATGGCAGGGTTTTGCACCGACTAGAAG GAGATGAAAGTGAAGCAATGACCgaagaaatagaaaaatcttCATTTGTGATCCCAGAGAAGTTTGAAAGCCATGAAGAAATG GTTGCTTTCTTGACATCTGCCATGTCCCAAGTGGAGAAGGAGCGAGAAGACAtgaggcagcagctggcagctcaGAAACAGCAGTGCAGAAGCCTCCTGCAGCAAATAGCAGCTCTTAGGCAGGAGCAGCAACATGATGTCACGCTGGGTGGAG GTTCCACCATGGATACTGTACCAGTGGAGGTTCATGAGGCTTTGAAAACTGCCATGGAGAAACTACAG TCCCGTTTCACAGAGCTGATGCATGAGAAAGCTGATCTGAAGGAACGGCTAGAAGAGTTAGAACATCGCTGCATACAGCTGTCTGGGGAAACGGACACCATTG GGGAGTATATTGCGTTATACCAGAGTCAAAGGGCTATCCTCAAACAGCGACACCAGGAGAAAGAGGAATACATCAGCAGATTGGCTCAGGATAAGGAAGAGATGAAG ATGAAACTACTGGAACTGCAGGACTTAGTGATGCGTCTGGTCAGGGAAAGAAATGAATGGTACAGCAAGTATGTAGCAGCTGCCCAGAACCCAGAGCTGTTAGCAAGCGAGAATGAAAGTGTACTTCCAGTGGAGAGACGCATTGAACTAAACGCTACTGATGGAGAAG GGTTACGAGAAGTGAATTTAGCAGATGAAGCAGAACAAGAGGCTGCTGTTCTTCATCAATCCGGTTTCTCCCCTATTGACAGTAAAGCTGCTCAGCCAAGCCAAGAGGACCCCACAGCAAAGCAAATAATGCAGCTTCTCAGAGAAATCCAGAACCCTCAGGAGAGGCTGGGCTCCCTGCTGGAAAACCCCTGCATTCCCTTCTTCTACCGTGCTGATGAGAACGATGAGGTCAAAATCATGGTAGTTTAA